A window of Parasynechococcus marenigrum WH 8102 contains these coding sequences:
- a CDS encoding fatty acid desaturase: MSASLSIAAVCVGTSIPLTLAALPLWILYGAVTGTIAMGCWVLAHECGHNAFHPNRRVEGVVGFVLHSALLVPYYSWARSHAVHHAHCNHLEGGETHVPPRESSPQGQATEKLKRKLNTRLFGLISLFNHLIIGWQLYLFLGATGGEDYGFPTSHFWNDAPFRNGKRALFPSSFRKYMVRSNLGLIAMMTLLIGASIHFSFARIACLYGLPYIVINIWLTSYTWLQHTDRNIPHFSNETWDWAKGALQTVDRPYGPVLNFLHHGIGSTHVCHHINSAIPHYNAWRGTVILRQRFPDLVRYDSTPIHRALWRVATACGGAVYQNPSDRAFYY, encoded by the coding sequence ATGTCCGCCAGCCTCTCGATTGCAGCCGTTTGCGTCGGCACAAGCATTCCGCTCACGCTTGCAGCTCTTCCGCTCTGGATCCTCTACGGAGCCGTTACGGGAACCATCGCCATGGGCTGCTGGGTGCTGGCCCACGAATGTGGCCACAACGCCTTTCATCCCAACAGGCGAGTTGAAGGGGTGGTGGGATTTGTTCTGCACAGCGCGCTACTGGTTCCCTATTACAGCTGGGCTCGTAGCCATGCCGTTCACCACGCCCATTGCAATCATCTTGAAGGGGGTGAAACCCATGTTCCACCCCGTGAAAGCTCTCCTCAAGGGCAAGCAACAGAAAAGCTGAAACGAAAGCTCAACACAAGACTGTTTGGCCTGATTTCTCTGTTCAACCATTTGATCATTGGCTGGCAGCTTTACCTGTTCCTTGGTGCCACGGGTGGAGAAGATTATGGCTTCCCCACCTCACACTTCTGGAACGATGCACCATTCAGAAACGGCAAACGTGCCCTATTCCCTAGTTCGTTCCGCAAATACATGGTGCGTTCGAACCTCGGTTTGATCGCAATGATGACCCTTCTGATTGGGGCTTCCATTCACTTCTCGTTCGCTCGTATTGCCTGCCTATATGGATTGCCCTACATCGTGATCAATATCTGGCTCACCTCTTACACCTGGCTTCAACATACAGACCGCAACATCCCTCATTTCTCGAATGAAACATGGGATTGGGCTAAAGGTGCACTTCAAACCGTTGATCGTCCCTACGGTCCTGTGCTGAACTTTTTACACCACGGCATTGGTTCAACCCACGTTTGCCATCACATTAATTCTGCCATTCCTCACTACAACGCCTGGCGGGGAACAGTCATATTGAGGCAACGCTTTCCAGATCTTGTGCGCTACGACTCAACACCAATTCACCGTGCCCTGTGGCGTGTCGCTACAGCCTGTGGCGGTGCTGTGTATCAAAACCCCTCGGATCGAGCCTTCTATTACTAA
- a CDS encoding (2Fe-2S) ferredoxin domain-containing protein: MSVQLVSHHLLLCATPTKAKCCDPNTGLATWNELKRLIKELGLENSDRPEGVVLRSKVDCLRICDKGPILVVWPDGIWYTDVTTEKIEAIIHQHIIHHKPVHDWIYKTTSFQLF; the protein is encoded by the coding sequence ATGAGCGTTCAGCTGGTCAGCCACCATCTGCTGCTTTGCGCCACTCCCACGAAAGCCAAATGCTGTGATCCAAATACGGGCTTGGCGACGTGGAATGAACTCAAACGACTCATCAAGGAACTTGGGCTTGAGAACAGCGACCGTCCAGAGGGAGTTGTTCTCAGAAGCAAGGTTGACTGCTTGAGAATCTGCGACAAGGGACCGATTCTCGTGGTCTGGCCGGATGGGATCTGGTACACCGACGTCACCACAGAGAAGATCGAAGCAATCATTCATCAACACATTATTCATCACAAACCCGTTCATGATTGGATTTACAAAACAACGTCCTTTCAATTGTTTTGA
- a CDS encoding YheT family hydrolase translates to MIPLGADNPQLLQQLGVELFQQRLPWIGGDLQTLRDTLRPVGLPVDQGEPVRIPVPALASGAAKPGELMAYLDRPRLSVDAAAAQAPKALVVVLHGLGGSSRREGLRRLTLSLQGAGFAVLRLNLRGADPGRHLAGGTYAAACNSDLLPVLKRARQIAATLALEVGLPQPLPLLGAGISLGGTMLLNACLDQSGALDALFCASSPLDLAACSASIERPRNRIYQRWLLQRLVRQTLADPFGVTPAEEQQLQDHPPRSIRAFDAAVTAPRWGFASVVEYYESASPLPRLLSSWQVLPPTLLLQALDDPWVPATSAVQLQSSMAEHHSSGSDQHLKTVLTARGGHNGFHGPGDTLSNGCWSDRLACAWFNNVRTRQS, encoded by the coding sequence GTGATTCCACTGGGCGCTGACAACCCCCAGCTGCTTCAGCAGCTGGGGGTTGAGTTGTTTCAGCAGCGTCTTCCCTGGATCGGTGGCGACCTGCAGACCTTGCGGGACACGCTCAGGCCGGTGGGCTTGCCGGTTGATCAGGGGGAGCCCGTTCGAATTCCAGTTCCGGCCCTGGCGAGTGGTGCCGCCAAACCGGGTGAGCTGATGGCCTACCTGGATCGTCCTCGCTTGAGCGTTGATGCTGCCGCAGCACAAGCGCCAAAAGCGTTGGTGGTGGTGTTGCACGGTCTGGGGGGCTCCAGCCGCCGGGAAGGTTTGCGCCGGTTGACCCTCAGCCTGCAAGGGGCCGGATTTGCTGTGTTGCGATTGAATCTGCGCGGCGCTGACCCTGGCCGGCACTTGGCCGGTGGCACCTACGCCGCTGCCTGCAACAGCGATCTGTTGCCTGTGCTCAAGCGGGCTCGCCAAATTGCCGCGACGTTGGCGCTTGAGGTTGGTCTGCCTCAGCCGTTGCCTCTCCTGGGTGCCGGGATCTCTCTGGGGGGAACGATGTTGCTGAATGCCTGTCTGGATCAAAGCGGCGCTCTGGATGCGCTGTTTTGTGCCAGCAGTCCCCTGGACCTGGCCGCCTGCAGTGCATCGATCGAACGGCCGCGCAATCGGATTTACCAACGCTGGCTCCTGCAGCGACTGGTTCGTCAGACCCTTGCTGATCCCTTCGGCGTGACCCCGGCTGAGGAACAACAGCTTCAGGATCATCCACCACGGTCGATTCGTGCCTTTGATGCAGCGGTCACAGCGCCACGCTGGGGCTTTGCATCGGTGGTAGAATATTATGAGAGTGCGTCACCTCTGCCGCGTTTGCTGTCGTCGTGGCAGGTCTTACCGCCGACGTTGTTGCTGCAAGCCCTTGATGATCCCTGGGTCCCAGCGACGTCAGCTGTACAGCTGCAATCGTCGATGGCTGAACATCATTCCTCTGGCTCAGATCAACATCTGAAGACTGTGCTGACAGCCCGTGGAGGTCACAATGGTTTTCATGGCCCGGGTGACACGCTCAGCAACGGTTGCTGGTCTGACCGATTGGCATGTGCCTGGTTCAACAATGTCCGAACCAGGCAATCTTGA